In Ruminococcaceae bacterium BL-4, one DNA window encodes the following:
- a CDS encoding conserved protein of unknown function (Evidence 4 : Unknown function but conserved in other organisms): MDEKSAWSCFQETGRVQDYLVYAQLKHNAQQIKEAPDAVEYTGTDHQDFGSGRK; the protein is encoded by the coding sequence ATGGACGAAAAATCAGCTTGGTCTTGTTTTCAAGAGACCGGCAGGGTGCAGGATTATCTTGTCTACGCCCAGCTAAAACACAATGCTCAGCAGATAAAGGAGGCGCCTGATGCGGTTGAATACACGGGGACTGATCATCAGGACTTCGGAAGTGGGCGAAAGTGA